The following are encoded in a window of Castanea sativa cultivar Marrone di Chiusa Pesio chromosome 9, ASM4071231v1 genomic DNA:
- the LOC142610396 gene encoding protein TRANSPARENT TESTA 9-like isoform X4 produces the protein MFHGIPSFSRICSCAKNWKKFKDRDYCLSNDYINSIIEHQYEFDGGDLAPYYVSFLRAVSSKINRDTLCLLVKVHGDAVVSFPLYNEALKFARHGEKMIQTAVRALTLNIYNVCDDMVYQFITTPPVSKYFSDLVCRLKEQCFHLDTLLHSKEEASTHERRNELVLETDKIVDDIYYLKDILSVGEYRLSRLISQNLFSLLVFPTLLPLLQLRQNDGSNISPLTSLYIVSRLLQVLDGKSMVDAVAGVILYPYMTLSVGDAMEGDTVDGVCNASSFLDHLNDMEKRVCSGLESEGAENIKSNNLFGHLAEYLSSNSQLISGLRNDDCVERGGVLAHIFADNNHSLLLASLFLLLILAESKDLDYLLASMIGLSRIQDIVYWYIHPQNHDLSASQVVDGSIFVKFMPQILNALLKILASQPPLSVLIQWHTGWFLRKLLISQISQGKTVNDLNFHLFNTSYEQSRERLRKELDGCWFDYIPDTLRNEWLSCKTALEESSQFKDPFFALEIAVCQQDTDGDATTVSAWQRMVEAVKVFILHLQLKAVIFKGSLLEKPVLNMPNGPTADSGRGHASDTPSASFGSDVSLGSGIPCRIAFSNAGIRDIYLIPVARETTGKLLLTEKHPFRSQRGVVIAIAPLAGLSPKIDNDHPSWLHLRIREFDPKFNTSKARSNHLKMSNHVADGKWTLGFPNAKACEAARLLILEETCKQRSFVESTLAPLLQDDYLGNLSVVEDE, from the exons GGCAGTGAGCAGCAAAATAAACAGAGACACACTTTGCCTTCTTGTGAAGGTTCATGGG GACGCTGTAGTCTCATTTCCCCTGTATAATGAGGCTCTTAAGTTTGCTCGGCATGGGGAAAAGATGATTCAGACGGCTGTACGTGCGTTAACTCTCAACATATACAATG TGTGCGATGATATGGTCTATCAATTTATAACAACCCCTCCAGTCTCCAAGTATTTCTCAGACTTGGTTTGTAGATTGAAGGAGCAATGCTTTCATCTAGACACCCTTCTACATTCTAAAGA GGAAGCATCCACTCATGAGAGGAGAAATGAACTAGTTCTAGAAACTGATAAAATAGTAGATGATATTTACTACTTGAAAGACATACTAAGTGTTGGCGAGTATCGTTTGAGTAGATTAATCTCGCAAAATCTTTTCAGCTTGCTTGTTTTTCCTACATTGCTTCCATTACTGCAGTTAAGGCAGAATGAT GGGTCAAATATATCACCACTCACTTCTCTGTACATAGTTTCTCGTCTTCTTCAAGTTTTGGATGGAAAAAGCATGGTAGATGCTGTGGCTGGTGTTATTCTATATCCTTATATGACCTTAAGTGTGGGAGATGCTATGGAAGGGGACACAGTTGATGGCGTTTGTAACGCTAGTTCTTTTCTAGACCATTTGAATGATATGGAAAAGAGGGTATGCTCTGGTCTTGAGTCCGAAGGAGCAGAAAATATCAAAAGCAACAATTTGTTTGGGCATTTGGCAGAGTACTTATCATCTAATTCTCAATTGATAAGTGGCCTTCGGAATGATGACTGTGTAGAAAG GGGTGGGGTACTTGCACATATTTTTGCTGACAATAATCACAGTCTGCTGCTAGCATCTCTATTTTTACTGCTCATTTTAGCAGAAAGTAAAG ATCTTGATTATTTGCTAGCTTCAATGATTGGGTTAAGCAGAATTCAGGATATAGTG tATTGGTACATTCATCCACAGAATCATGACTTGTCAGCTTCACAAGTAGTGGATGGAAGTATCTTTGTGAAATTTATGCCCCAG aTTTTAAATGCATTGTTGAAGATTTTAGCAAGCCAACCACCATTGTCTGTACTAATACAATGGCATACAGGGTGGTTCTTGCGGAAGCTACTGATTTCTCAGATTTCTCAAGGGAAGACAGTGAATGATCTTAATTTTCACCTATTCAAT ACTTCATATGAGCAGTCTCGTGAACGCCTTCGTAAAGAACTTGATGGATGCTGGTTTGATTATATCCCGGATACTCTCAGAAATGAATGGCTAAGCTGTAAAACAg CTCTTGAGGAATCATCCCAATTTAAAGACCCCTTTTTTGCTTTAGAGATTGCTGTCTGCCAACAAGATACTGATG GTGATGCCACTACTGTTTCTGCTTGGCAAAGGATGGTAGAAGCTGTGAAG GTTTTCATTCTCCATCTTCAGCTTAAGGCTGTTATTTTCAAAGGAAGCTTGCTTGAAAAACCTGTGCTGAACATGCCAAATGGTCCAACTGCTGATTCTGGAAGAGGTCATGCTTCGGATACCCCATCTGCAAGCTTTGGATCAGATGTTTCTTTAG GCTCTGGAATCCCTTGCAGAATAGCATTTTCCAATGCAGGAATCAGGGATATCTACCTGATTCCAGTGGCAAGGGAAACAACTGGAAAATTGCTTCTCACAGAGAAACATCCCTTCCGCAGTCAACGAGGAGTTGTTATTGCTATTGCTCCATTGGCTGGCTTGAGT CCAAAGATAGATAACGACCATCCTTCATGGTTGCATCTCCGAATCAGAGAGTTTGACCCAAAATTCAATACAAGTAAAGCTAGAAGCAACCACTTGAAGATGTCCAATCATGTTGCAGATGGGAAATGGACACTAGGTTTTCCCAATGCAAAAGCTTGTGAGGCAGCTCGGTTGTTGATACTTGAGGAAACTTGTAAACAAAGATCCTTTGtggaaagcacacttgctccaCTACTTCAGGATGATTATCTTGGAAATTTATCAGTTGTTGAAGATGAGTGA